In Paenibacillus stellifer, the DNA window ACAGTCCGGTCAGAATGTCGCTCCGTCTAGGCTGTACGGCGGTCCGCTTCATATAGCGGGAAGGCGCAGGCTGGCACAGGATCGGGCTCTGCCGAAGCAGGGCTTCGTTGAACAGAACATGCTGCGGGTAGCCGAGATACCGGCATACCTTCTCGATATTGGTCTTTGAGGGAATACGGCTCTCGTATACCCAGGCGCTGACGCTCCGAGAGGAGACCGACAGTTCCTCCGCAAGCCGGGAGAGCTTGATGTCGCGGGCCATCAGGACAGCGAGAAGCACGCGGTTGCGGATTTGGCTTTTTTGGGGACGGCGAAATCTCTTGATTCGTACTCCCTTGCCGAGGTATTTCCGGTTGACAAGAGACCAGGCCTGTATCATGTAGGGCTCTGAC includes these proteins:
- a CDS encoding helix-turn-helix domain-containing protein, with the translated sequence MPTNQSEPYMIQAWSLVNRKYLGKGVRIKRFRRPQKSQIRNRVLLAVLMARDIKLSRLAEELSVSSRSVSAWVYESRIPSKTNIEKVCRYLGYPQHVLFNEALLRQSPILCQPAPSRYMKRTAVQPRRSDILTGLCMVHDISVTDASRWIGVHPGTFRKWLHHSVLPAPALQEKAEIFFRIPRSILFADCSSSSIK